GGTGCCGAAGTCTTAGCTTCCTATCAGGATGATTTTTATGCCGGTCGCCCTGCTCTGACGGTAAATCAGCTCGGTCAGGGGAAAGCCTATTATGTGGCATCTCGCAATAAGCAGCCCTTTCATGATGAATTTTACTCTAAACTCATCAAAGATATCGGTGTTAAAAAATCACTCGAAAGCAAGCTGCCCGTGGGAATATCGGCTCAAACCCGTACAGATGGGAATCATGATTATATTTTTCTGATGAACTTTGGCGAGGACAAGCAGGCAGTCAAATTGCCGAAGGGAGAGTTTATCAGCATGATTGATGGAGCATCGCTATCTGGAAAAGTCGAGTTATCACCTTTTGGCTTTTCTATATTAAAAAGGGAGTTAAACGATGTTAGAATCTAAAAATGGCGAGTTCTATTTAGATAACGAGTCTTTTCAAATTTTGTCTGGGGCCATCCATTACTTTCGCAACGTGCCTGAATATTGGGAAGACAGACTCCAGAAATTGAAAGCTTTAGGGTTAAACACGGTGGAAACCTATATTCCTTGGAATTTTCACGAACCGAAGAAGGGCGATTTTCATTTTTCAGGAATGGCCGATATTGAACAATTTATTAGATTGGCGCATCAGTTGGAACTATATGTGATTATCAGGCCGTCTCCTTATATTTGTGCGGAATGGGAGATGGGCGGTCTTCCTGCCTGGTTATTAAAAGAAGACATCGTCCTGCGCAGCAGTGATCCAGCTTACTTACACCATATTGAAGAATACTACGATGTTTTACTTCCTAAATTCCGTCCGTATCTATATCAAAACGGCGGACCCATAATAGCGATGCAAATTGAAAATGAATACGGAGCCTATGGGAACGACCAGAAATACTTGAAGTTTTTCAAAAAGCAATATGAAAAGCATGGGCTTTATACATTTCTTTTTACTTCAGATGGCCCTGAATTCATTAATCAGGGTTCCCTGCCGGACGTTACGACGACTTTAAACTTCGGTTCTAAGGTTGAGAGTGCTTTTCAGCAGTTAGAGAAATTTAAGCCGGGTTCGCCCAAAATGGTCGCTGAATTCTGGATTGGCTGGTTCGACTATTGGACGGGCAAACACCATACAAGAGACGCCGAAGAGGCAGTTTACGTATTTAAAGAACTGATGGAGAAAAAAAGCTCTGTGAATTTTTATATGTTTCACGGAGGAACCAACTTTGGCTTCATGAATGGCGCCAACCATTACGATATCTATTATCCCACGATTACCAGCTATGACTATGATAGTTTGCTAACAGAAAGTGGAGAAATCACTGAGAAATACCGTGCCGTTAAACGAACATTAAGCGATTATGTCGAAGTCCCGCAAGACTATGAAAGCAAGATTTCCACGAAAAGTTACGGCACAGTAAGCATGGACGAATCGGTCAGTTTATTTGATGTATTAAACAAAATAAGCCGTAGGGTGAAGCATATCAGGCCGCTGCCCATAGAAAAGATCGATCAATCGTATGGCTATACGCTGTACCGGACAGAGGTAAACAGAAAAGGCGGTTTAAGCATGAAAATCGATGACATCCACGACAGGGCCTATATTTATATTAACGGAAAACATGTTTCTACTATTTATAAGAATGATGAATTGAGAAAGGTTACGCTAAATTTCCCAAATGAAAGCAACACGTTAGAAATATTGGTGGAAAATATGGGAAGAGCCAATTATGGAGAACACCTGGCAGACAGAAAAGGAATTACAAGTAACATCTGGCTGGGCGAGCAGTACTTTTTTAATTGGGAAATGTACGCGATTGAATTGGATTGGCTGCCTGATAACTTCTTGGCGGGCAAAGATGTTAGATATCCGAAGTTCTTCCGTGGAACATTCGATGCCGAAGGGTTACATGATACGTTTATTGACAGTACAGGCTTTACCAAAGGGAATATTTTCATTAATGGCTTTAACTTAGGCAGGTACTGGAATACAGCTGGTCCGCAGCAAAGAATCTATCTGCCAGGCCCTTTGTTGAAAGATAAGGATAATGAATTAGTGATTCTGGAGTTAGAGCATACCCATACACTTGAAGTTCAATTACTCGATCAGAATAAGCTGGAAACAGGTGTCAGTTAGATTTGGGACCTTATAAGTTACCGAGTTCAATAGCAAATTAAGATACGCTATAAAAAATTCGAAAGGTTTCCTTTGGGGAACCTTTTTTGTATGGAGAATAGAGTTAAGTTGTGAAATATCGCTTTTTATTTTATAAAAAGTAGAGTAATTGAAAGGATTATGGTCAGATTTGCGAGAAGAATAATAATGAGCAGTTAATAAATTTTCATTATTTTTTATTGACTCTGGGGTGCAGCCCACGGTTTATTATGGAGGCAGGAGGATCAAGGTGTGTATAAAATTAGCAAGTTTTCTGAGATAACGGGGTTAAGCAAAGAAACTTTAAGATATTATGCTGAAGTTAAACTACTGGAACCTGCCTGCATCCACCCTGACAACGGTTATCGTTATTACGATGATGGAAGTTACTTTTTGGCCATTCTATTAGTGAAGCTAAGGAGTTTAGGTTTTACGATTCAGGAAATGATTGCTGTTATGGAAGATGAATCATTTGAAAATCTGGAAAAGTTACTAAAGCAAAAAAGAACCAAAATAAACAAACAGATAGAGGATCTAATATTAAAGATGGAAGAAATCGATGACTTTCTTTTATCTGGCAAAGGAGAAATTGAATGATTACTTGGAGAGAAGAAACGATGATTGATGCGAACATTGAGGAAGTCTGGGAGTTATTCCGTGATAAAAATATAAAGAAGATTATGCCCAAAGTAGAGGAACAAGAGTTAATTGAGAAAAGTGAAGAGGAAGCTGGCGCTAAGCATAAACAGACATATCGAGAAGGAAAAAGGTTAGAAACCTACATTGTCCATACATTGGCTTATAATAACTTAGAAGACAAGAAACACAAGAAAATAAACTTCATCATCGGTAAGGCTTTTGAGATCACCCTGTCCTTCACATTAATCAAAATGGATGATCATGAAACCAAATTTATTTATGAAGGAGAAAACAAGGGTATTAATTTTGTCGGTCGAGCGATGATGAAACTGGCAAACAAGAAGGGGAATAATAAAGTTGTCTTTGAGTTTTTAGAAAGAGTCAGGCAAGAAGCGGAGAATGCTGGTTAAGGGTGACTATAAACAGATAGCAGCTTAAACAAAATAAGGTTTTAAGTAATTTAAAAGAGGTGCTTCATTGGAAGAGTTTACAATTTGTTCAGAAACAGAAAGGTTAGTAATAAGGCCATTAAAGAAATCGGATTATAAGAATTGGCTGACTGAATTTGAAAGCCGTTTTCCTTCCCAACACAGGTATGATAAAGGAAAAGTGAATATGAAGGAATGTACGGAAGAATGGTTTGCAAATCTAGTAGAAAAACATCAAGAATTAGCGGTGTCAGACACGGCTCATATCTTTGGTGTTTTTAGAAAAAAAGATAATACTCATCTTGGAATGATCGACTTTTCCACATTATATAGAGGCGAATTTCAATGGGGCAGGATCGGTTACACCATACATAACCAGTATTGGAAGAAAGGCTACGGAAAAGAAGCAGTGAAAGAAGCAATAAATATTGCATTAAACGATTTAAAATTCCACCGTATTGAAGCCCATATCAATTTAGATAATTCTCCCTCCATTAAGTTAGCAGAAAGTGTTGGAATGGAGTTTGAATGTATAAGAAAAGGATTTATCCATGAGTTTGGCGAATGGACAGATAATCTGATTTATTACCTAAACGCTAAATAAATTTTTCCTGTAAAAGTACATGGCAGTTATTCTTAAGTAGATCATGCTTTTCAAAACAAGGAGCTGAATGGATGGATAACAACTTTAAAGAACAATTAAAAAAATTAGAGGAAAGTCATTTAAATCTCGAAGTTCGGAGGTCTTCTGAGGAACTGGATAAAATACTTGCAGATGAATTTTTTGAATTCGGGAGTTCAGGAAAAATTATTAATAAAAATGATTGTATAAACGCTGGTGTAACGCTTGATGAATTAAAGTTGTATGATTTTGAAATTCACCCTCTCGCCAGGGATGTAGTTTTAACAACTTATTACATACATAATAAAACAAAAAAGCGAAACTCTCTCCGCAGCTCTATTTGGAAGTTCCAAAAAGGAAGGTGGAAGCTGTTTTTTCATCAGGGAACGGTGACTAATAGGCAGGTTTCTGAGACTGAAGAGTTTAACTAGGGGAAGATTTTCGAGTGTAACTTCCCATTGTGTTTTTCTCTATATTTCCACAAACTTGCCTGCTGGCTTAGAGTAAAAAAAACAGGAAATTCCTTGAACTAGGAATTTCCTATTGATGATGCTTTCACTTATCCGTGAATTTTTATAATCTACTTTTTAAATCCGTTTCTCAACAAATCGTTTCATACGTTCCATTGCTTCATCAAGCTGTTTCAGCGAAGTTGCATACGAACAGCGGATGTAGCCTTCTCCGCTTGCCCCAAACACCTCACCTGGGACAACAGCTACATGTTCTTCCTTTAGCAGCTCTTCTGCGAATTCGGCTGAACTTAATCCAGTTGCCTTAATGGATGGGAAGGCGTAAAATGCTCCGCCCGGATTTGGACACGTAAGTCCAATTTCGTTCAGGCTGCTTACGATAAAGTTCCTTCTTTGTTTATAGCTCTCAAACATATCCTGTACACTCTGTCTTCCGTTCTTCATTGCTTCTAGTGCTGCATGCTGTGCTATCGTAGGAGCGCACATCATGGTGTACTGGTGGATTTTTACCATTGCGGCGATGATCTCGGGCGGCCCGGCTGCATAGCCTAACCGCCACCCAGTCATGGCAAACGCTTTTGAGAACCCGCTGATCAAAATCGTACGATCTTTCATTCGTCCAATCGCAGGGAAACTCGTATACGTTTCATCGTACGTAAGCTCTGCATAGATTTCATCTGATAGAACGAGCAGGTTATGCTTTTCAATAACTTCGGCGATCTGTTCTAATTCTTCGTGTGCTAGAAAAGTGCCTGTCGGGTTATTGGGGTTGCATAAGATGATCGCTTTTGTTTTTGGTGTAACCGCCTCTTCGATTTGCTCAGGTGTCAGCTTAAATTCATTTTCCGGCTTAGACTGAATCGTTACAGGTTTTCCTCCGGCCAGGCTGACGGTCGGTACATAAGCGACAAAGCTTGGCTCAACTACGATTACTTCATCACCAGGTTCCACAACTGCCCTTAGCGCAAGGTCAATCGCCTGACTTGCGCCAACAGTTACAATTAACTGTTCCGCCGGGTCATACGTCAGATGATAGTTTTTGAGGTATTTACTTATCTCTTCTCGCAGCTCAAGCATGCCGGCATTTTCCGTATAAGAAGTGTATCCTTGTTCTAAAGCGTGAAAGCTCTGTTCGATAAAATTCCAGGGCGTCACAAAATCCGGCTCGCCGACCCCAAGGGAAATTACATCGTCCATTTGGGCAGCGAGATCAAAAAAGCGGCGGATGCCCGATGGCTTTAAGTCTGCTACTTGCTTGGATATATACGAGGTTTGGTTTTGGTTCATGGTGATACCACAATTCTCTTATCATCGTCCTCATCATCATGCAGAATGATGCCATCGTGTTTATACTTCTTCAAAACAAAATGTGTCGTTGTAGAGATGACGGAATCAAGCGTTGAAAGTTTTTCAGAAATGAAATTCCCAATGTCCATCATCGTTTTACCTTTTACAGAAACGGATAAATCATAGGAGCCGGACATCAGATAAACGGAATTCACCTCTGGAAAACGATAGATACGCTCGGCTACTTTATCAAAACCGACACCGCGCGCAGGGGTTACTTTTACATCAACCATTGCCGTAACGTCTTCCTTGTCTAGAACCTGCGCCCAGTCAATCAGCGTGGAATAGCCGAGGATCGCTTTCTTTTTTTCAAGCTCATCAATTAATTCACGGATTTCTTCTATACTTTTACCCATTAATTTCGCAATTTTCTCTACTTCAAGATTCGCATTTTTTTCTATTAATTTTAGCAGTTCTACTTCATTTTCTTTCATAGTTAAACACCCACTTCTTTATTATGCCTATTATTCTATCAGTATTGCGATCGAACTAAAACCCTGATGATGAGTTAAATCTTTCGAAGAAGCACAAAAGAGTGTGGGGGAGAACGGATTAATTCTCAACTTTCGCTTTGGCCATGGCCGTCTTCATCAGCTCGATATGGCTTAAAATCATCTCTTTTATATCGATATCCTCTGCTCTTTCATAATCTTTCTCTAAACGCTTCAGTTCCTTATGGAAGAGCTTCATTTCAAATCTATTAATCATGTGAAAAAACCCTTTCAAATAAGATAGAAACCTGAATGGATAGTCATAATGTGCACTTTATCTACAGTGTGCACGAGAGTCTTACTATCTATTCTATGAAAATAGAAAAAGCCGAAAAGAACAGGGATCTCCTGTCCTTTTCGGCTTATGTCCGGCACAAATTTATCCAGTTCACTACTGCCTAATTATTCGGTTTTAATACAAATGAAATCACGCTGTTATCACGGGCGAAATCCCAGTCTACAAAAACATCCTGAACCGTGGCATCAAGAATCCTTGAAAATTGAGTGCTGTTCAGCAGCATTTCACCCTCCAGCTGCCTCTTTGCAACACGGAGCTTTTCATCAAAGCCCAGGGCGACCAGCTGCTTTTCAATAGGGACTAGAATTCCTTCACGAATGACCACTAATGATCGGTTGCTCAGCCTGTAAGACTCCACATGGTCCGGAACTTTCTCCGCTTCTTCACTGATGCGGATAATTTCCTTGTGGACTTCCTCTTTGCCGCGATAAGCCTCTGATGGTGCGGGGGTCTCGTAGCTGACACCGACAATTACTCCCGTTTGATTGGCGAGATTCCAATCATAATATATCTGCTGAATATCTAAATCTGTAATAGCTTTTATTTGTCCGCGTATTTCGGGTTCGAGAGATTTCATTACATACTCCCGAGTTGTTTTAACTGTAATATCCTGTTCTTGTTCTAAGAGAACCTGCTCTGTTGCAGATACGAAACCACTTAAATAAATAACATACGGCGGGCAGATGGTAACGTGGATCGCTTGTGGACCTTTGCTGAATTTATCCCGCAGCAGTTTACCAAAATTATTAGCAAGCTTCGTTTGCTGTTCTCTAATTTCCATATTGCGAAACATCCTTTTTATAAGAAGAAGCATCCTATCTTCTTCTCAAATATTATTTTAATATTTATAAAATTCTATATTTATAAAATTCTATGTAAATACTTCAGTCTACTAAAATTTCTTTGATTATATTTTTCCCCAAATCGTAAGTAGAAAAACGTTTCTAGTTACTGTTTCGCTATAAAGTCCAATAAGCGCCGAAGGAAAGTATTGGTCTATTACAAAGAACTGATAAGGGAGGAAATCGTGACCCGCGAACCGTTTTTGATGAATCCCGTGAAAGAGATTAAGCAGACTTATGAGAGAACGTTTGGCACGCCCGCGGTTTAACTGCTGCAGCTGAGGGCCTTATAGGAGGTCTTCCGTTTTTATTTTTGCTGTATAATTCTTTTATCCTATTTTAAGAAAAAACACATCCAAAAGCTGTTCCTGTACGTATGCTCTATAAATACGTGAAAGATTTCCTTTTTATAGATATACTAAGGAATACCAATGGCATAAAAAGGGGAATCCTGAATGAGCAGATTGACGGACCTTGAACTATACGAACAAATATGCAACAAAGATAGAGAAGCACTGGAATTACTATATAATCGATATGAAAAATTATTATATTCTTTCGCTCATCGTCTATTAAAGGATCAGCAGGCCGCAGAAGAAGTGATGCAGGATGTATTTATAAAACTGTGGAAAGGAAAGGGAGCGGGCCAGTACGTGAGTGAGCGCGGCAAATTTTCGAGCTGGCTTTTGACAATTACGAGGAACGCTTCCATAGACTTGATGCGAAAAAAGAAAGTACAGGAAGTGGAATGGGACAGCCGGGATTCATTAAATGAAAATATGCCTGTTGTCGAAGAGGTAATCCAGGATGAAGAAGAGCGCGACCGCTTGAGAAAGGCGATAGATACACTTCCCGATCAACAGCAGCGGATAATTTGTCTGTTTTATTTTCAAGGTTTATCCCAGAGGGAGATTGCCGAAAAATGTGATATACCGCTTGGAACGGTCAAAGGGCGTGTTCGGCTCGCCTTAAAGAAGCTTCGTGAGCACCTGGAAGAGAAAGGGGGGACCACCGATGAATGAGAAACAATGCGGGAAAGTGATTGATTATTTAAACGATCAGCTGATGGAAAAAGAGAGAAAAGAATTTGAAGAGCATTTGCGGGAGTGTCCCGACTGTCAGGAGGAACTTCAGGAACTGGAAGAGATTATGGGAGAATTCCCTTCTTATATGAAAGAAACAGTCCCCCCTTCCGGCATGAAGGAGCGAGTGCTTGATCGTGTATTTGAGGAAGAGGAAGAAAAGCCGGAGCAAGAGGAAGCTCGAGTCATAGCTCCTAAGCCTGCGCGCTGGAAGGTCTGGGCTGGAGCACTTGCAGCAGGGCTGCTGCTTTCCATCGGAGGAAATATATTCGCAGGACTGCAGCTGCAGCAGCTGTCTTCTCAAAACGATGAACTTGAAACGACGCTGTCAGATCTCCAGGCGGCCCTTACTGAACTTGAGGATCGCGGTGGGACGGTGTCACCGCTGATGCAGGCCCAGCTTGCATCCACAGGAGAAGAAGGTCAGGGAATGGCTACTATGGTCGATCGAGAGGCAGGAGCTGAACTGCTTATTCAGGTAAATAACTTAAATCAGTTAGAAGGAGATCAAGTGTATCAAGTATGGCTGATCGAAGGAGAAAAACCTGAGCCGGCCGGAACTTTTACAACCAACCAGGAAGGTAACGGTGCAGTCACCTACCGTGTAGATGACGAGAATCTGAAATCATGGGATGCGATTGCGATTACAAAAGAACCTCATGCGAATAACCAGCTCCCTCAAGGAGAGATTGTCCTGCAGGCAGAATTGTAAGGAAATGAAGAGGCTGATAAAAAAATCAGCCTCTTTTTTTGTTGATAGAAAAGAGATTAAGCAATTTTTTGAAAATTTTTTTGTTTTTTTGTGATCCAAAACAAAACTCCTCACGTTAGCTTAGTGAAATTAATTTTAAGAGGAGTGGTTGGAAAATGAAAAAACAAATGAACTGGAAGAAATCTTTGGTTGTAGTACCGATGTCCGCAGCTTTGATTTTACCGACAGCGACCCCGGCATTCGCAAATGATCATGGAAATCATAAGCAGGAAGTAAGTGTCTCTACACCAGCAGCCGATTTAAGGGCAGCACTTGATCAGTCCCTTTCCGAGCACGCCTACCTGGCCGTAGTTACAATGCAAAAAGGGATTGAAGGGGCGGAGGATTTTGAAGAAGCAGCCGCAGCGCTTGAAGGAAATACACAAGATTTAACGGCAGCGATCACGTCCGTTTATGGAGAAGAAGCGGGTGCTCAATTTGAGTCGATGTGGTCTGAACATATTGGATTTTTTGTTGATTACGTAACTGCAACGGCCGAAGACGATGAAGCCGGACGTGAAGAAGCCTTAAGCAATCTTGAAAATTATCGGGATGATTTCTCTGCATTCTTAGAAACAGCTACAGTGAGCGCCTTGACGCTTCTGCCTTAGCTGAAGGACTGCAAATGCACGTCGATCAGCTTGTTGGCGCGTTTGATAACTATGAAGAAGGCAATTTTGACGAAGCCTACCAGAATCTGCGTACAAGTATTGACCATATGTACGGAGTAGGGGAAAACTTGTCTGTAGCAATCACAGATCAGTTCCCAGAGAATTTTGAAAATACGAACCCTGATACACCAGCGGCAGACTTGCGTGCTGACTTAAACCACTTGCTTTCTGAGCATGCAGCACTGGCTGTTCTTGCGATGCAAAAAGGGGGCGATGGTGCCGAAGACTTTGAAAATGCAGCAGGTGCGCTGAGCAATAATACTGAAGATCTGACAGCAGCCATCGCTTCTGTTTACGGTGAAGAAGCAGGATCTCAATTTGAAGAAATGTGGTCAGAGCATATCGGGTATTTCGTTGATTATGTGGAAGCAACAGGCGCTGGCGATGAAGCGGCAAAAGAAGAAGCCTTAAATAATCTTGATCAATATCGTACGACATTCTCAGAGTTCTTAGATACAGCGACTGAAGGCGGTCTGGAAGCTGAACAGACAGCAGAAGGTCTGCAAATGCACGTAGACCAGCTGACTGGATCATTTAACAGCTATTTAGAAGGTGACTTTGAAACTGCTTATAACCAGCTTCGTGAAGCTTATGCCCACATGTATGGCGTAGGTGAAGGACTATCTGGAGCGATCGTCGCTCAAAATCCGGATATGTTCGCTTCCAATATGCCATCTGAAATGCCGAAAACAGGTATGGGCGGGATGAGTGACCAAGGCGGAATGAACGCATGGGCGATTGCATTTGCAAGCATGGCAGCAGTTCTGCTGGCTGTATTTGGAATCCGCCGCAGCAAAGCATAAACTAAATCACTGGAACACCTATATAGTTCATTTCAACGAAGAGTGAAGACAGGCATCTATTTTTCATAGATGCCTGTCAGTTTGTAGAGAAACCTCATGATTTCGGGCGACCGGCTTTTCTTTCGAAGGAAAGTGCAAAGGCCTCCGGGAAACGAATCGTTTTCCTTGGGCGTACGGTGAGCTTCCTGAAGGAGAATGGGAGGTTTTTACAATATCAGCTGCATAAGTACATTCCCCAATCATAAAGTATAGGATGAATTTATAATTTTTGAAGGGAATGAGGCAGATGTTCAATTACCCTAATATGTATCCAAATCCTTATGGAAACAACCCAATGTTTAACGGAGGCCAAGGAAACCACCAAGATCATCAGCAAGTGCTAAACGCTGTGCTCACTAGTATCGAAGGGAAAGCGTCGGCTGTTGATTTTTACAGCCGATTAGCTGCTTTTGCGCCAAATCAAAAGCATAAGAGTGAACTTCTCCGTACGTTAGAAGAGGAAGAAGGACACTTAAAGCATTTTACGGACCTGTATGTCACACTTACCGGTAATCCGCCGATGTATGACCTGCAGCCAATCACATTTAATAGTTACAGTGAAGGATTACAGAAGGCATATGAAGCAGGCGTTCATAATTATGAAGAATATCGCGAAGGTTACGAACTTACGCAGCATTTACCTATTCGTGAAGTGTTCATGAGAGCTTGCAATGATGAGGTTGATCAAGTCGAGCGCTTAACTAAATTGTCATCAAATGAAGAACGCATTGATCTGGATGATTATGGGACACAGCCGTTTGTTGTGGATATTGAAGAAGCTTCTAAGCAAAATACTACGTTCAGAACAGCTATATGGACAGGAGATCATCTTCAGGTAACAGTAATGAGCATAGATGTTGGAGATGATATCGGTTTAGAAGTCCACCCAGACGTTGATCAATTTTTACGTATAGAAGAGGGAGAAGGATTGGTGCAGATGGGGGACAGTAAAGATCAATTAGATTTTGAAGCTCCTGTGTATGATGACTATGCTATCATGGTTCCTGCTGGGAAATGGCATAACTTGACAAATACTGGAGATGAACCGCTGAAGCTTTACACTATTTATGCACCGCCTGAGCATCCGTTTGGTACGGTTCATGAAACAAAAGCTGATGCAATGGAAGCTGAATAATTCATTCAAAAGGTTATCTTTAAAGATAACCTCTTTTATGTGCAATTTTTTATTGAGGAAAGAATCGAAACCATAGTGTATGGTCATTTGCCAAAATAAAAGCTATTATTATCACAGAGCAGAAAAAATCCAGGCATGAGCCTGGCAGAGTTTATAGAACAAGTTGTATAATTCCAGCGATTAATAGAGCGACAGACCCGACTACTAGAGCGATTCTGGCGGGGAGGTTAGCTTTATGAAAGATTCTAAAGAACATCAGCATTCACCTCACTAAAATGGTTTTGCTTTCATTATGATATACGTATTAAGGGGATAAAAAGATTCAAAAAAGGAGTAATTTTAATGAATACCACGGGCAATGCACAATGAAAAAGCGGCTTGTTTTCTTTACTTTTATACCAATAATTTTTGCTTCAATAAAGGCCATTTTTGATACGAATGTTTTTAAAGTGAACAGCGTCCACTTTCTCAGTAATAAACTGCCGAAAGGGTCTAAAATCACCATTTTGCAGATAAGTGACCTGCACAATAAAGAGTTTGGAGAGAACAACCAAAAGCTGTTATACACGGCAGAGAAATTAAATCCGGACATCATCGTAATGACTGGTGATCTTATCAGTAGAGGGACAAAGCAGTTTGAACGGGTATTTTCTTTCGTTGAGAAACTAACCTCAGTCCATGAATCTGTTTATTTTGTTTCTGGGAATCATGAGTGGGATAATCCCCGTATCCAAGAATTTTTCGATGGCCTCAAGGTGCGAAAAGTTACCATTTTAGATAATCAGCATACGATAGTAACTAAAAATGAGGTCAAGCTTCATTTAATAGGGGTTGGTGACTGCTCTACAGATCATGAAAATACGGATAAAGCTTTTGACGGGATAGACCAGGAACGTTATACGATCCTGCTGTCCCATTCACCGAGCATTACGAAAAAGTACAGCGGTTTACCGGCTGATTTGGTCTTAAGCGGACATACACACGGCGGACAAGTAAGGATTCCTTTAATTGGGGCGGTGGTGGCTCCCGAACAGAAACTTTTTCCAAATCTCGATAAAGGAACATTCAAAACCGGTCAAGATCAGATGCTTTACATTGACAGCGGCTTAGGTACGAGTAAAGCTCCGATCCGTTTCTTAAATCAAAGCCAAATCAGTTTTATCCAGATCACCAGCGATTCCTAGATCTTCCTAACCTACGACCAGTAAAATCGAAATCCCGTTGACTAATCCATGGACTATTACTCCCGGCCAGATAGAGTTCGTACGTTCGTAGGCCCATGCGAACACAACCCCGTCCATGAAGTTAATAGGCATTGTATTTGTCGTCGGATAATGAGCAGCTGTAAATATTAAAGAGCTTATTAAAATGCCCCACGTCATGCCGACGCGTGTGCGAAGCCAGCGGTAGAGAAAGCCGCGGTAAAAAATCTCTTCGTAAATCGGGGAAATAACCGCTGCACTGATTAGCCCAATTAACAATGTCATTAGGCTTAAGTTCTGCTGAAGGCTTTCGGTTTTGCTGTTTTCCGAGGTGTGCCCAAAATAGCTGATGAATGTTAAAACCGCAAAGCCGCCAATCATTAGCAGCAATGTCCAAAGAAGGATGCGTCTCCAGTCCTTAGCTGGAAAAGCACGGACTCCGACTTCATTCCACTTTAGCTGCTTCGGCCTTAAGGCTATAAAATACACACCGGTAATCAGGACCATCGCGATAACAATGCCAGTTAAAGTTCCAGAGTACAAGGAGTTGTCGAACCACTGCTCTAATAGTTCCTGTAT
This window of the Halobacillus sp. Marseille-Q1614 genome carries:
- a CDS encoding glycoside hydrolase family 35 protein, producing the protein MLESKNGEFYLDNESFQILSGAIHYFRNVPEYWEDRLQKLKALGLNTVETYIPWNFHEPKKGDFHFSGMADIEQFIRLAHQLELYVIIRPSPYICAEWEMGGLPAWLLKEDIVLRSSDPAYLHHIEEYYDVLLPKFRPYLYQNGGPIIAMQIENEYGAYGNDQKYLKFFKKQYEKHGLYTFLFTSDGPEFINQGSLPDVTTTLNFGSKVESAFQQLEKFKPGSPKMVAEFWIGWFDYWTGKHHTRDAEEAVYVFKELMEKKSSVNFYMFHGGTNFGFMNGANHYDIYYPTITSYDYDSLLTESGEITEKYRAVKRTLSDYVEVPQDYESKISTKSYGTVSMDESVSLFDVLNKISRRVKHIRPLPIEKIDQSYGYTLYRTEVNRKGGLSMKIDDIHDRAYIYINGKHVSTIYKNDELRKVTLNFPNESNTLEILVENMGRANYGEHLADRKGITSNIWLGEQYFFNWEMYAIELDWLPDNFLAGKDVRYPKFFRGTFDAEGLHDTFIDSTGFTKGNIFINGFNLGRYWNTAGPQQRIYLPGPLLKDKDNELVILELEHTHTLEVQLLDQNKLETGVS
- a CDS encoding MerR family transcriptional regulator, coding for MYKISKFSEITGLSKETLRYYAEVKLLEPACIHPDNGYRYYDDGSYFLAILLVKLRSLGFTIQEMIAVMEDESFENLEKLLKQKRTKINKQIEDLILKMEEIDDFLLSGKGEIE
- a CDS encoding SRPBCC family protein gives rise to the protein MITWREETMIDANIEEVWELFRDKNIKKIMPKVEEQELIEKSEEEAGAKHKQTYREGKRLETYIVHTLAYNNLEDKKHKKINFIIGKAFEITLSFTLIKMDDHETKFIYEGENKGINFVGRAMMKLANKKGNNKVVFEFLERVRQEAENAG
- a CDS encoding GNAT family N-acetyltransferase encodes the protein MEEFTICSETERLVIRPLKKSDYKNWLTEFESRFPSQHRYDKGKVNMKECTEEWFANLVEKHQELAVSDTAHIFGVFRKKDNTHLGMIDFSTLYRGEFQWGRIGYTIHNQYWKKGYGKEAVKEAINIALNDLKFHRIEAHINLDNSPSIKLAESVGMEFECIRKGFIHEFGEWTDNLIYYLNAK
- a CDS encoding DUF4440 domain-containing protein, with the protein product MDNNFKEQLKKLEESHLNLEVRRSSEELDKILADEFFEFGSSGKIINKNDCINAGVTLDELKLYDFEIHPLARDVVLTTYYIHNKTKKRNSLRSSIWKFQKGRWKLFFHQGTVTNRQVSETEEFN
- a CDS encoding aminotransferase translates to MNQNQTSYISKQVADLKPSGIRRFFDLAAQMDDVISLGVGEPDFVTPWNFIEQSFHALEQGYTSYTENAGMLELREEISKYLKNYHLTYDPAEQLIVTVGASQAIDLALRAVVEPGDEVIVVEPSFVAYVPTVSLAGGKPVTIQSKPENEFKLTPEQIEEAVTPKTKAIILCNPNNPTGTFLAHEELEQIAEVIEKHNLLVLSDEIYAELTYDETYTSFPAIGRMKDRTILISGFSKAFAMTGWRLGYAAGPPEIIAAMVKIHQYTMMCAPTIAQHAALEAMKNGRQSVQDMFESYKQRRNFIVSSLNEIGLTCPNPGGAFYAFPSIKATGLSSAEFAEELLKEEHVAVVPGEVFGASGEGYIRCSYATSLKQLDEAMERMKRFVEKRI
- a CDS encoding Lrp/AsnC family transcriptional regulator, whose amino-acid sequence is MKENEVELLKLIEKNANLEVEKIAKLMGKSIEEIRELIDELEKKKAILGYSTLIDWAQVLDKEDVTAMVDVKVTPARGVGFDKVAERIYRFPEVNSVYLMSGSYDLSVSVKGKTMMDIGNFISEKLSTLDSVISTTTHFVLKKYKHDGIILHDDEDDDKRIVVSP
- a CDS encoding Na-translocating system protein MpsC family protein, whose protein sequence is MEIREQQTKLANNFGKLLRDKFSKGPQAIHVTICPPYVIYLSGFVSATEQVLLEQEQDITVKTTREYVMKSLEPEIRGQIKAITDLDIQQIYYDWNLANQTGVIVGVSYETPAPSEAYRGKEEVHKEIIRISEEAEKVPDHVESYRLSNRSLVVIREGILVPIEKQLVALGFDEKLRVAKRQLEGEMLLNSTQFSRILDATVQDVFVDWDFARDNSVISFVLKPNN